From Oreochromis niloticus isolate F11D_XX linkage group LG1, O_niloticus_UMD_NMBU, whole genome shotgun sequence, a single genomic window includes:
- the kbtbd13a gene encoding kelch repeat and BTB domain-containing protein 13, whose product MKIYGTDVMESSSCPHLSQQSEKYKGADSLRVSINDCVFTVDKTTVVKNCEYFRALFQSGMRESRQEEVQLKCVGNLGFQVLLQVLDGKQPILNSDEIVEAIECTAFLQVPALTKHLINIINSENCLLMFHTAATYGVWELFHRAALFIRDMYTDLGEDVRSLPSKLLEYIESLLPSSYMAVCSHSPSTELLQDAQRTVCHLDEEQKEWRILTHLPMSTSTTMAGVAVLNNKLYIIGGVYDLSKKVVETGFCYDPVANSWSVICGPQQLRYNFSLIGHEGCLYAIGGEYNMKALSSVERYGLSDQSWSFVSSLPCPATSVVSTVAMKRIYICLWKGKGATDIHGYVPEHNRWNLVTTLIRQHSYGLHMVAHRDNLYVMRNGPCEDFLQCVMDCYNLTSGQWTVMSGQYGNSKSSLFTAVVRGDSVFTLSRHVTTEYTIEANKWRLRHEMKGFGRIGSIYTFLMRLPKPTLSLLGNCPSQNLRDTDVCHRFPLGCSQHI is encoded by the coding sequence ATGAAGATTTATGGAACAGATGTGATGGAGTCCAGCAGCTGCCCACACTTGAGCCAACAGTCAGAAAAATATAAGGGAGCAGACAGCCTGCGAGTCAGCATTAACGACTGTGTTTTCACTGTGGATAAAACTACTGTAGTCAAAAACTGTGAGTACTTCAGAGCATTGTTCCAGTCAGGAATGAGAGAGTCTAGACAGGAGGAGGTCCAGCTGAAATGCGTGGGGAATCTGGGATTTCAAGTTCTGCTGCAGGTGCTGGATGGGAAGCAACCTATCCTCAACAGTGACGAGATCGTCGAAGCGATAGAGTGTACGGCTTTTCTCCAGGTGCCAGCTCTCACCAAGCATTTGATCAATATTATAAATTCCGAAAACTGCTTGCTCATGTTTCATACAGCTGCAACCTACGGAGTGTGGGAGTTGTTCCACAGAGCAGCTTTATTCATCAGAGACATGTACACTGACCTAGGGGAGGATGTTCGTAGCTTACCCAGTAAGCTGCTAGAGTACATTGAGTCTCTTCTCCCAAGTAGCTACATGGCAGTGTGCAGTCACTCTCCATCCACTGAGCTGCTCCAGGATGCCCAGAGGACAGTGTGTCATCTGGATGAAGAGCAAAAAGAGTGGAGAATCCTCACACATCTTCCTATGAGCACCAGCACCACCATGGCAGGCGTGGCAGTCCTCAACAACAAACTGTACATAATCGGAGGAGTGTATGATTTAAGTAAAAAGGTAGTGGAGACTGGATTCTGCTACGATCCTGTGGCTAATTCATGGTCAGTGATTTGTGGACCTCAGCAGCTACGCTACAACTTCTCTCTAATAGGTCATGAGGGATGCCTCTATGCTATAGGAGGGGAGTATAACATGAAGGCTCTATCATCAGTGGAGAGATATGGGCTGTCTGATCAGAGCTGGAGTTTTGTTTCCTCCCTCCCATGCCCTGCAACCTCAGTGGTGTCCACTGTAGCCATGAAGAGGATCTATATCTGTCTTTGGAAAGGGAAAGGGGCCACAGACATACATGGGTACGTACCTGAACACAATCGGTGGAATCTGGTCACTACACTCATCCGCCAGCACAGTTATGGTCTTCATATGGTGGCCCACAGGGATAATCTCTATGTGATGCGGAACGGACCATGTGAAGACTTCTTACAATGTGTGATGGACTGTTACAACCTGACTTCAGGTCAGTGGACAGTGATGTCCGGTCAGTACGGGAACAGCAAAAGCTCTCTGTTCACGGCAGTGGTCAGAGGAGATTCTGTGTTCACTCTCAGCAGACACGTGACCACAGAGTACACCATAGAGGCGAACAAATGGAGGCTCAGGCATGAGATGAAAGGTTTTGGCAGGATTGGATCCATATATACATTTTTGATGAGGCTGCCTAAACCCACTCTCTCCCTTTTAGGAAATTGCCCAAGCCAGAACCTCAGAGACACTGATGTCTGTCACAGATTTCCCCTGGGATGCtctcagcacatttaa